The Desulfuromonas versatilis genome has a segment encoding these proteins:
- a CDS encoding QcrA and Rieske domain-containing protein: MLAWKFLVPAGRRASRAVVEVAKQEIPLEGALVFRESRVALIRSGAEVYALSLVCTHLGCTVNVTPQNLVCPCHGSVFNRVGEVVSGPAPRALRRLATEDLGERVRVLA; this comes from the coding sequence GTGCTGGCCTGGAAGTTCCTGGTTCCCGCAGGCCGCAGGGCCTCCCGGGCCGTGGTGGAAGTCGCCAAGCAGGAGATCCCGCTGGAGGGGGCCCTGGTGTTCCGGGAATCCCGGGTGGCGCTGATCCGCAGCGGCGCGGAGGTGTACGCCCTGAGCCTGGTCTGCACCCATCTCGGCTGCACGGTCAACGTGACGCCGCAGAACCTGGTCTGCCCCTGCCACGGCAGTGTTTTCAACCGGGTGGGGGAGGTGGTGAGCGGACCGGCGCCCCGAGCGCTGCGCCGCCTCGCCACCGAGGACCTGGGAGAGCGGGTGAGGGTGCTGGCATGA
- the extO gene encoding selenite/tellurite reduction operon b-type cytochrome iron-sulfur cluster-binding subunit ExtO, translating to MIIAGLTLAWSALALLRPEAPRAAGEDCAACHRVAVRGAHGGMECGTCHGGHQEPVASATVRAQGCTGCHRGYDTLFDQAMTHRSAEKEFVARTWGRFDPGFFSANCGGCHLTGCLDCHGDGHAISRPGKQACQRCHKGYFAGSEFDGRAPREDHQRYLRGADGEGEPYLKMLPDLHAELGMQCADCHSMASLAQGAKSSRGCADCHDADSAVPEHRVAAHLEKLECYACHSAWAAQEYGTFYLRLGEGPAREYFQALPAAGAGYVRSAYLRQQNAPPLGVNARGRVSPVRPQFIAYLSDLRGGRGGEENRLLEARWQAFFPHSVRSGSLMCDGCHGAPRRFLLEPPEARIYRIDLDGLGLSSFWAQEGQQVGNGAFLDPARFPGLSAKNAEFRRLYVEKWKKLVDRVEE from the coding sequence GCCGGCTTGACGCTTGCCTGGAGCGCGCTGGCGCTGCTGCGCCCTGAGGCGCCGCGGGCCGCCGGGGAAGACTGTGCGGCCTGCCACCGGGTCGCGGTCCGCGGCGCCCACGGCGGCATGGAGTGCGGCACCTGCCACGGGGGGCACCAAGAGCCCGTCGCTTCGGCGACGGTGCGCGCCCAGGGGTGCACCGGCTGCCACCGGGGCTATGACACCCTGTTCGACCAGGCGATGACCCACCGCAGCGCCGAGAAAGAGTTCGTGGCCCGCACCTGGGGGCGTTTCGACCCCGGCTTCTTTAGCGCCAACTGCGGCGGGTGTCACCTCACCGGCTGCCTCGACTGCCATGGCGACGGGCACGCCATCTCCCGCCCCGGCAAGCAGGCCTGCCAGCGCTGCCACAAGGGGTATTTCGCCGGCAGCGAATTCGACGGCCGCGCCCCCCGGGAAGACCACCAGCGCTACCTGCGGGGAGCGGACGGGGAGGGGGAGCCTTATCTGAAGATGCTCCCTGATCTCCATGCCGAACTCGGCATGCAATGTGCTGATTGTCATTCCATGGCCAGCCTGGCGCAGGGCGCCAAGTCATCACGGGGGTGCGCAGACTGTCACGATGCCGACTCCGCGGTGCCCGAGCACCGGGTGGCGGCGCACCTGGAAAAGCTCGAGTGCTACGCCTGCCACTCGGCCTGGGCCGCCCAGGAATATGGCACCTTCTACCTACGCCTGGGTGAGGGGCCGGCGCGGGAGTACTTCCAGGCGCTGCCCGCTGCCGGAGCCGGCTATGTCCGCAGCGCCTACCTCAGGCAGCAGAACGCGCCGCCGCTTGGGGTGAACGCGCGCGGGAGGGTGAGCCCGGTGCGACCCCAGTTCATCGCCTATCTCAGCGATCTGCGCGGCGGGCGCGGGGGGGAGGAAAACCGCCTTCTGGAAGCGCGCTGGCAGGCCTTTTTCCCCCACAGCGTCCGCAGCGGCAGCCTCATGTGCGACGGCTGCCACGGGGCGCCCCGGCGGTTTCTGCTCGAGCCGCCCGAGGCGCGTATTTACCGCATCGACCTCGACGGGCTGGGGCTAAGCTCCTTTTGGGCGCAGGAAGGCCAGCAGGTCGGCAACGGCGCTTTTCTCGACCCGGCTCGCTTCCCCGGGCTGTCGGCGAAAAACGCGGAATTTAGAAGGCTCTACGTGGAAAAATGGAAAAAGCTGGTCGATCGCGTCGAAGAGTAG
- a CDS encoding cytochrome b N-terminal domain-containing protein: MNGAEGFVRDFVRHLFPRVVLERNLRLTYTFCLGGLAFTCFLVLLCSGVLLLFYYQPSTATAWESILYLESQVPGGAFLRNLHRLSSHGFLVLLFLHTLRVVLTGAFRRPRELNWIIGMVLLCLSLFAGYTGYLLPMDQLALWATQTGMQLLLSLPGGELAHRFLVPDEVGQPLSLVRFYVLHIAVLPMLILGLSMLHFYRIRRDKGVLPYL, from the coding sequence ATGAACGGGGCGGAGGGCTTTGTGCGGGATTTCGTCCGCCATCTGTTTCCGCGCGTGGTGCTGGAGCGCAACCTGCGGCTCACCTATACCTTCTGCCTGGGCGGGCTGGCCTTTACCTGCTTCCTGGTGCTGTTGTGCTCCGGGGTGCTGCTGTTGTTCTACTACCAGCCTTCGACCGCCACGGCCTGGGAGTCGATCCTCTACCTGGAGTCGCAGGTCCCCGGCGGAGCCTTCCTGCGCAATCTCCACCGGCTCTCCTCCCATGGGTTTCTGGTCCTGCTGTTTCTGCATACGCTGCGGGTGGTCCTGACCGGGGCCTTCCGGCGGCCCCGGGAGCTCAACTGGATCATCGGCATGGTGCTTCTGTGCCTTTCGCTGTTCGCCGGCTACACGGGGTACCTGCTGCCCATGGATCAGCTCGCCCTGTGGGCGACGCAGACCGGCATGCAGCTGCTGCTGTCGCTACCCGGAGGGGAGCTGGCCCACCGCTTCCTGGTCCCCGACGAGGTCGGACAGCCCCTGTCCCTGGTCCGGTTCTATGTGCTGCACATCGCGGTGCTGCCCATGCTCATCCTTGGGCTGAGCATGCTGCATTTCTACCGCATCCGCCGAGACAAAGGAGTGCTTCCCTACCTGTGA
- the extQ gene encoding selenite/tellurite reduction operon b-type cytochrome membrane protein ExtQ, whose translation MRGYVRSSPHFFRLIRRALLLVVSLLAALALVIPAPLQERADFSRVPNPSKSAWFLLWTQELVSHGNRLAYLVLALVLGFFLLPWLTGPRVEEGARWFPQEQKTLSRATLLIYLLILVLTLVAMFFRGANWAFVLPF comes from the coding sequence GTGAGAGGCTACGTCCGGAGTTCGCCGCATTTTTTCCGCCTGATCCGCCGCGCCCTGCTGCTGGTCGTAAGCCTACTGGCAGCGCTGGCGCTGGTCATCCCTGCGCCGCTTCAGGAGCGGGCCGATTTCAGCCGGGTTCCCAACCCCTCCAAATCGGCGTGGTTTCTGCTCTGGACCCAGGAACTGGTCAGCCATGGCAACCGGCTGGCCTACCTGGTCCTGGCGCTGGTGCTGGGGTTTTTCCTGCTGCCCTGGCTGACCGGGCCCCGGGTCGAAGAGGGTGCCCGCTGGTTTCCGCAGGAACAGAAAACCCTGAGCCGGGCCACCCTCCTGATCTATCTGCTGATCCTGGTGCTGACCCTGGTGGCCATGTTCTTTCGAGGTGCCAATTGGGCGTTCGTTCTGCCGTTTTAG